Proteins encoded within one genomic window of Flavobacterium sp. NG2:
- the arsC gene encoding arsenate reductase (glutaredoxin) (This arsenate reductase requires both glutathione and glutaredoxin to convert arsenate to arsenite, after which the efflux transporter formed by ArsA and ArsB can extrude the arsenite from the cell, providing resistance.), producing MIQIYHNPRCGKSRNCLAFVEDKKLDFEIIKYLDTPPSKEELTELLKKLQIKPIELVRQKEKIWIENYKNQSLTDDDIIKILSTHPILIERPIVISGDMAIIGREIDKLNSFI from the coding sequence ATGATTCAAATTTATCACAACCCAAGATGCGGAAAATCAAGAAACTGTTTGGCTTTTGTCGAAGATAAAAAGCTTGATTTTGAAATAATCAAATATTTAGACACACCTCCTTCAAAAGAAGAATTGACAGAACTGTTAAAAAAATTACAAATAAAACCCATCGAGTTAGTTCGTCAAAAAGAAAAAATATGGATTGAAAACTATAAAAATCAATCACTTACTGACGATGATATTATTAAAATTTTATCTACTCATCCTATTTTAATTGAAAGACCTATTGTTATCTCTGGAGACATGGCAATAATTGGCAGGGAAATTGATAAACTAAATTCTTTTATTTAA
- a CDS encoding CotH kinase family protein, translating into MFCISQKLTILVPENHFRIDETNLLILSHLKDVESYNDLSNYEEITLSLNQVEYHFNTKPNYLGFKDSYQVSNSSIQFVLYFTQLPIISIDTQNNIIDEPKVHANFIYADSEQVLTSDIGIEIRGASSQGYPKKTYDLEFWEDNTGQETKNVKFGNLRSDDDWILDALYNEPLRLRSYIANKIWLDMHTPHYINSESNAKAGADVNYVEMFLNGIYNGIYNISEQIDQKQLKLKSYNGTIRGELYKGISWGASTFESLPSYNNSSRIWGGYEMKSPNDDETTDWENLYQFTNFVLNSSNSDFNDNIWNKFNYDNYTDYFIFLNLLRAADNTGKNIYLAKYTTNGSYFYIPWDLDGCFGTIYNGTNQNITNDILTNGLFDRVIKLNPNNYSNTISSKWFEYRNTILKENNLISKIENQYQYLLDNKIYEREKLIYSNYSFGQQDVTYMIDWLYNRLSFLDTYFGGLLSTKDIETHKTNNFVYPNPTNDRIYLSTTNQTTENAYKIYNTSGELIDSGIATSNYISIEKLIIGNYFLIINNQTHKFIVE; encoded by the coding sequence ATGTTTTGTATTTCACAAAAGTTGACGATACTAGTACCTGAAAATCATTTTAGAATAGACGAAACGAATTTATTAATTCTTTCACATCTTAAAGATGTTGAATCTTACAATGACTTATCTAATTATGAAGAAATCACCTTAAGCTTGAATCAAGTTGAATATCATTTCAATACAAAACCAAATTATTTAGGTTTTAAAGATTCATATCAAGTCAGTAACTCTTCAATTCAATTTGTTTTATACTTCACACAATTACCTATTATTTCGATAGATACCCAAAATAATATTATTGATGAGCCAAAGGTACATGCAAACTTTATTTATGCTGATAGTGAACAAGTATTAACATCGGATATTGGAATAGAAATAAGAGGAGCTTCATCACAAGGATATCCCAAAAAAACATACGATCTAGAATTTTGGGAAGACAATACTGGTCAAGAAACAAAAAATGTCAAATTTGGAAATCTAAGATCTGATGATGACTGGATATTAGACGCTCTATACAATGAACCATTACGATTAAGAAGCTATATAGCCAATAAAATATGGCTAGATATGCACACACCTCATTATATCAATAGCGAATCTAATGCAAAAGCAGGAGCTGATGTTAATTATGTTGAAATGTTTTTAAATGGAATCTACAATGGTATTTATAACATATCGGAACAAATAGATCAAAAACAATTAAAACTAAAAAGTTATAATGGAACTATTAGAGGTGAACTCTACAAAGGTATTTCTTGGGGAGCTTCAACATTCGAAAGTCTTCCTAGCTATAATAACAGTAGTAGAATTTGGGGTGGATATGAAATGAAATCACCCAATGATGATGAAACTACAGATTGGGAAAATTTATACCAATTTACAAACTTTGTATTAAATTCATCGAACTCCGATTTTAATGATAATATTTGGAATAAATTTAATTATGATAATTATACGGATTATTTTATTTTTTTAAATTTGCTCAGAGCAGCAGATAATACGGGTAAAAACATTTATCTAGCTAAATATACAACAAACGGTTCTTACTTTTATATCCCTTGGGATCTAGACGGATGTTTTGGAACCATATACAACGGAACCAATCAAAACATTACAAATGACATATTGACAAATGGATTGTTCGATAGAGTCATAAAACTAAACCCTAACAATTATTCAAATACGATTTCTAGTAAATGGTTTGAATATAGAAATACTATTTTAAAAGAAAATAACCTAATTAGTAAAATTGAAAACCAATACCAGTATCTTTTAGATAATAAAATTTACGAGAGAGAAAAATTAATATACTCAAACTATTCTTTCGGGCAACAAGATGTAACTTATATGATTGATTGGTTATATAATCGACTATCGTTTTTAGATACCTATTTTGGAGGTTTGTTATCTACTAAAGATATTGAAACACATAAAACAAATAACTTTGTATACCCAAATCCTACAAATGATAGAATATATTTAAGTACAACAAACCAAACAACAGAAAACGCATACAAAATATACAACACATCTGGTGAATTAATTGACAGTGGAATTGCAACATCCAATTACATTTCAATTGAAAAATTGATTATTGGAAATTATTTTTTAATAATAAACAACCAAACACATAAATTCATAGTTGAATAA
- a CDS encoding KTSC domain-containing protein codes for MKKIVEYRKLLNVDKTATLKDLKTIYRNAMKESHPDKFSGDEEGLKAAEENSKSIIEAYHFLVSINPETIKANLPEYNETITTTTITDYKFVEGRLIVNFSNGSVYEYISVPKATYIKMVNADSPGRFAKRHIFNAFPYRKTINQD; via the coding sequence ATGAAAAAAATAGTTGAATACCGCAAACTGCTAAATGTAGATAAAACAGCAACGCTAAAAGACCTTAAAACAATTTATCGCAACGCGATGAAAGAATCACATCCTGATAAATTTTCAGGTGATGAGGAAGGCTTAAAAGCTGCAGAAGAAAATAGTAAAAGCATTATTGAAGCCTACCACTTTTTGGTAAGCATCAATCCTGAGACAATTAAAGCTAATTTACCAGAATACAACGAGACTATTACAACAACTACAATCACAGATTATAAATTTGTTGAAGGTAGATTAATTGTAAATTTCTCTAATGGTAGTGTTTATGAGTACATCAGTGTACCAAAAGCAACCTATATTAAAATGGTGAATGCTGATTCTCCAGGTCGTTTTGCAAAAAGACACATTTTCAATGCGTTCCCATACAGAAAAACAATCAATCAAGATTAA
- a CDS encoding outer membrane beta-barrel family protein: MRLQFNHTLALFALFFILNGTAQQKPILKEKIKISGTVIEKTTKQALEYATITFSNPKNPKAFAGGITNAKGDFDIEIYPGMYNIKVEFISFKPIELQQRLLQKSTSLGTIALIEDAAQLNEVVVIAQKSSVEIKLDKKIYNVGQDMTVKGGTASDVLNNVPSVAVDTDGTVSLRGNENVRILIDGRPTNVTNINDALRTISSDALDKVEVITNPSARYDAEGGAGIINIVLKKGKNNGLNGSVVATIGNPKNLDFNSNINYKTNHYNLFTTLGYNNSDSPGNTKTNTNYLNEDGSLEKIINEKNTRNRYRDGYNGTVGIDLFMTPSITWTNAIRYRKQDGVNPENVNFYNYENNDFYIRNRYNDQISIDEDFQYNTNFTKKFKKDGHKLTFDFSTSNNKDIDDSIITDQIIDAPSSKFQEFTTSFRRDVSQLIQTDYVLPIGENSQFEIGYKGQFKVLTTDYKVGEIGTDGSFISNPNYSNIFEYKEKINALYTQFGSKIDKLSYLLGIRFEDSDIDINLLSPVNFNTKKYNNFFPSAFLTYELSDETSLSLNYSKRISRPSSRYINPFSNYSSNVNIFQGNPDLNPSFTDVYELAYMSKIGKATLTSSIYYNYSTSVFQFIRRPNGDIVETEVDGNITETPVILITPINLAKENRYGFEFNLNYSPFKWWRLNNNFNLFKSITTGDYTYTDINDVEVTQNFDRTALSWFTRLSSKVTLPYKIDWQTNAMYYAPKNSPQGKYLDMYIISLAFSKDVLKEKATISLNVSDLFNSGKRRFKTYIPGVIDSYTELQFRQRQINLSFTYRFNKKKGENEKGGRQNNENRDGGDFAE, from the coding sequence ATGCGTCTTCAATTCAATCACACTTTAGCTCTCTTTGCCCTCTTTTTCATTCTAAACGGAACGGCACAACAAAAGCCCATTTTAAAAGAAAAAATTAAAATTTCTGGAACTGTGATTGAAAAAACTACTAAACAAGCATTGGAATATGCTACAATTACCTTTTCAAATCCTAAAAACCCAAAAGCTTTTGCTGGTGGAATCACAAATGCTAAAGGAGATTTTGATATTGAAATATATCCAGGAATGTACAATATCAAAGTAGAATTTATTTCGTTTAAACCAATCGAACTTCAACAACGTTTACTTCAAAAAAGTACTTCCCTAGGGACTATTGCTTTAATTGAAGATGCTGCACAACTGAACGAGGTAGTAGTCATTGCACAAAAATCATCTGTCGAAATTAAATTAGACAAAAAAATATACAATGTAGGTCAGGACATGACCGTAAAAGGAGGAACTGCTAGCGATGTTCTCAACAACGTTCCTTCGGTTGCGGTTGATACTGACGGTACAGTAAGCCTTAGAGGAAATGAGAACGTACGCATCTTAATTGACGGAAGACCTACCAACGTAACCAACATCAATGATGCTTTAAGAACCATTTCATCAGATGCCCTAGACAAAGTAGAAGTAATTACCAATCCATCTGCCCGTTACGATGCTGAGGGTGGAGCTGGTATAATCAACATTGTACTAAAAAAAGGAAAAAATAATGGACTGAACGGTTCAGTTGTTGCAACGATAGGAAACCCTAAAAATTTGGATTTCAATTCAAATATTAACTACAAAACGAATCATTATAATCTTTTCACAACACTAGGGTACAATAATAGTGACTCTCCAGGAAATACTAAAACAAATACCAATTATTTAAATGAGGATGGCTCATTAGAGAAGATTATCAACGAAAAAAACACCCGTAATCGTTATAGAGATGGCTACAATGGCACAGTAGGTATAGACCTTTTTATGACACCCTCGATTACATGGACTAATGCAATCAGATATAGAAAACAAGATGGTGTCAACCCTGAAAATGTGAACTTTTACAATTATGAAAATAATGATTTCTATATTCGAAACAGATACAATGACCAAATCTCTATTGATGAAGATTTCCAATACAACACCAATTTTACAAAAAAATTCAAAAAAGACGGACATAAATTGACCTTTGATTTTTCAACTTCAAACAACAAAGACATTGACGATTCCATCATTACAGATCAAATAATTGATGCTCCGAGTAGTAAATTTCAAGAATTCACAACCAGTTTCAGAAGAGATGTAAGTCAATTAATCCAAACGGATTATGTGCTCCCAATTGGAGAAAATAGTCAATTTGAAATAGGATATAAAGGACAATTCAAAGTCTTAACAACCGACTACAAAGTAGGTGAAATTGGAACAGATGGAAGTTTTATATCTAATCCTAATTACAGTAATATATTTGAATATAAAGAAAAAATCAATGCGCTTTACACACAGTTTGGCTCTAAAATAGATAAGCTTTCTTATTTACTAGGAATTCGATTTGAGGATTCAGATATAGATATCAACCTACTTAGCCCCGTAAATTTCAATACTAAAAAATACAATAACTTTTTCCCAAGTGCTTTTTTAACTTACGAGTTATCAGATGAAACTAGTTTGTCTCTTAATTATAGCAAAAGAATATCGAGACCAAGCTCTAGATACATCAACCCTTTTTCTAACTATTCAAGTAATGTGAATATTTTTCAAGGAAACCCCGATTTGAACCCTTCTTTTACTGATGTTTATGAACTCGCTTATATGAGCAAAATTGGTAAAGCGACACTAACATCTTCTATTTACTACAACTACAGTACATCAGTTTTTCAATTCATTAGAAGACCAAACGGAGATATTGTCGAAACAGAAGTGGATGGTAATATTACAGAAACACCCGTAATTTTAATCACTCCAATCAACTTAGCAAAAGAAAATCGTTATGGCTTTGAATTTAATTTAAATTATTCTCCATTCAAATGGTGGAGATTGAATAACAATTTTAACTTATTCAAGAGTATCACAACTGGTGATTACACCTACACTGATATTAATGACGTTGAAGTTACTCAAAATTTTGATCGAACAGCCTTAAGTTGGTTTACAAGACTTTCGTCAAAAGTAACCTTACCTTACAAAATCGATTGGCAAACTAATGCCATGTATTATGCTCCTAAAAACAGTCCACAAGGTAAATATTTAGATATGTATATCATTAGCTTGGCTTTTAGTAAAGATGTATTAAAAGAAAAAGCTACTATTTCTTTAAATGTAAGTGATCTTTTTAATTCGGGAAAAAGAAGATTCAAAACTTACATACCAGGAGTTATCGATTCATATACTGAACTACAATTTAGACAACGACAAATCAACCTTTCATTCACTTATCGCTTCAACAAGAAAAAAGGAGAAAATGAAAAAGGAGGAAGACAAAATAATGAAAACCGAGATGGCGGTGATTTTGCAGAATAA
- a CDS encoding tRNA-(ms[2]io[6]A)-hydroxylase: MGVLRLQLPTDPRWVNIVEKNIEEILTDHAWCEQKAATNAITIITNNSEHQDLVKDLLALAKEEIDHFEQVHNLIIKRGLKLGRERKDDYVNELYLYMKRSSDGSRVSGLVERLLFSAMIEARSCERFKVLSENIQDEELAVFYRELMESEAGHYTTFITYARKYGQGIDVEKRWREWLAYEESIIANYGKGETIHG; encoded by the coding sequence ATGGGTGTATTACGATTGCAATTACCAACAGACCCAAGATGGGTTAATATTGTAGAGAAGAACATTGAAGAAATCCTAACGGATCACGCTTGGTGTGAACAAAAAGCTGCAACTAATGCCATTACAATTATTACGAATAATTCTGAGCATCAAGATTTAGTTAAAGATTTATTGGCTTTGGCCAAAGAAGAAATCGACCATTTCGAACAAGTTCATAATCTCATTATTAAAAGAGGGCTGAAACTAGGTCGAGAGCGTAAAGATGATTATGTGAATGAGTTGTATTTGTATATGAAGCGTAGTAGTGACGGAAGTAGAGTCTCAGGATTAGTAGAGCGTTTGTTGTTCTCGGCTATGATTGAAGCTAGAAGTTGTGAGCGTTTTAAAGTGCTTTCAGAGAATATTCAAGACGAAGAACTAGCGGTGTTTTATAGAGAATTGATGGAAAGTGAAGCAGGACATTATACGACTTTTATTACCTATGCTCGAAAATATGGTCAAGGAATCGATGTTGAAAAACGTTGGAGAGAGTGGTTGGCTTATGAGGAATCTATTATAGCTAATTACGGTAAAGGGGAGACTATTCATGGCTAG
- a CDS encoding CPBP family intramembrane glutamic endopeptidase yields the protein MFLEQGIKVENNFGKYIIGSLLIIAISFIGQLPLLVGVFYEIFINGRKYPSDNYELMHFFEPNLTLFLILIPSLFTLVGIYFIVKFVHRQSLLSVTTARKSIDWKRVVFSFVIWSLFTIGITLLTYFLNPENYEINFNLVPFLVLVFIGSILIPIQTTVEEYVFRGYLMQGFANLARNKWFPLLMTSIIFGGMHLANPEVSKMGNIIFVYYIGTGLFLGIITLMDEGMELALGFHAANNLVSALLVTSDWSAFQTHSILKDVSEPIVGFDIIIPVFIIYPLLLLVFSIKYKWNNWTEKLTGTIK from the coding sequence ATGTTTCTGGAACAAGGCATAAAAGTAGAGAATAATTTTGGGAAATACATTATTGGCTCTTTATTGATTATTGCAATTTCTTTTATTGGTCAACTTCCATTGCTGGTAGGTGTTTTTTATGAGATATTTATAAATGGAAGAAAGTATCCTTCAGATAATTATGAGTTGATGCATTTTTTTGAGCCAAATCTAACTTTGTTTTTGATTTTAATTCCGTCACTTTTTACCTTAGTTGGGATATATTTTATTGTCAAGTTTGTACATAGGCAAAGTCTACTTTCAGTTACAACTGCTAGAAAATCGATTGATTGGAAAAGAGTTGTTTTTTCGTTTGTAATATGGTCTTTATTTACAATTGGAATCACGCTTTTGACGTATTTTTTAAATCCAGAGAACTATGAGATTAATTTTAATTTAGTTCCTTTTTTAGTATTAGTTTTTATAGGCTCAATTTTGATACCTATCCAGACTACTGTTGAAGAATATGTGTTTAGAGGGTATTTGATGCAAGGTTTTGCTAATTTAGCACGAAATAAGTGGTTTCCTTTACTTATGACATCAATAATTTTTGGGGGAATGCATCTTGCAAATCCAGAAGTTAGTAAAATGGGGAATATCATTTTTGTTTATTATATAGGTACTGGTTTGTTTTTAGGAATTATTACCTTGATGGATGAGGGTATGGAGTTGGCTTTAGGTTTTCATGCAGCCAATAATTTGGTTAGTGCGCTATTAGTAACTTCTGATTGGTCTGCTTTTCAAACTCATTCTATTTTAAAAGATGTATCTGAACCTATAGTAGGGTTTGATATCATAATTCCAGTCTTTATTATTTATCCATTGCTTTTATTAGTTTTTAGTATTAAATACAAATGGAATAATTGGACTGAAAAATTAACAGGAACAATTAAATAA
- the glyA gene encoding serine hydroxymethyltransferase: MQRDKQIFDLILEEQDRQIHGLELIASENFVSDEVIEAAGSVLTNKYAEGYPGKRYYGGCEVVDIVEQIAIDRAKELFGAAYANVQPHSGSQANASVFHACLQPGDKILGFDLSHGGHLTHGSPVNFSGRVYNPVFYGVEKETGRLNYDKIQEIATKEQPKLIIAGASAYSRDMDFARFREIADSVGAILMADISHPAGLIAKGLLNDPIPHCHVVTTTTHKTLRGPRGGLILMGKDFENPWGLKTPKGDIRMMSSLLDLAVFPGNQGGPLMHIIAAKAVAFGEALQDEFFTYARQLQKNANAMADAFVKRGYDIISGGTDNHMMLIDLRNKGISGKDAENALVKAEITVNKNMVPFDDKSPFVTSGIRVGTAAITTRGLVEDDMETIVAMIDKVLTNHTNEAVIEAVAEEVNEMMSERAIFVF; this comes from the coding sequence TTTTTGACCTTATTCTTGAAGAACAAGATAGACAAATACACGGATTAGAACTTATTGCCTCTGAGAACTTTGTTAGTGACGAAGTTATCGAAGCTGCTGGTTCAGTTTTGACTAATAAATATGCCGAGGGGTATCCAGGAAAAAGATATTATGGTGGTTGCGAAGTTGTTGATATCGTAGAGCAAATTGCAATTGATAGAGCTAAAGAATTGTTTGGAGCAGCTTATGCTAATGTTCAACCACATTCAGGTTCTCAAGCAAATGCTTCTGTTTTTCACGCTTGTTTACAGCCAGGTGACAAAATTTTAGGTTTTGATTTATCTCACGGAGGTCACTTAACTCACGGTTCACCAGTTAACTTTTCAGGACGTGTTTACAACCCAGTTTTTTATGGTGTTGAAAAAGAAACAGGTCGTTTGAACTACGATAAAATACAAGAAATTGCTACTAAAGAGCAACCAAAATTAATCATCGCAGGAGCTTCGGCTTACTCACGTGATATGGATTTTGCTCGTTTTAGAGAAATAGCTGATAGTGTAGGTGCTATTTTGATGGCTGATATTTCTCATCCAGCAGGTCTTATTGCTAAAGGTTTATTGAATGATCCAATTCCTCATTGTCATGTAGTTACTACAACAACTCACAAAACATTACGTGGACCAAGAGGTGGTTTGATATTGATGGGTAAAGATTTTGAAAACCCATGGGGATTGAAAACTCCAAAAGGAGATATCAGAATGATGTCTTCATTATTAGACTTAGCTGTTTTCCCTGGAAATCAAGGAGGTCCTTTGATGCACATCATCGCTGCTAAAGCGGTAGCTTTTGGTGAAGCTTTACAAGATGAGTTCTTTACTTACGCTCGTCAATTGCAAAAAAATGCTAATGCTATGGCTGATGCTTTTGTAAAAAGAGGGTATGATATTATCTCTGGAGGTACTGACAACCACATGATGTTGATTGACTTGAGAAACAAAGGGATTTCTGGTAAAGATGCTGAAAATGCGTTGGTTAAAGCTGAAATCACAGTAAATAAAAACATGGTTCCATTTGATGACAAATCTCCATTTGTTACATCTGGTATTCGTGTAGGAACTGCTGCTATAACTACTCGTGGATTAGTAGAAGATGATATGGAAACTATCGTAGCTATGATTGACAAAGTATTGACAAATCATACTAACGAAGCAGTTATCGAAGCAGTAGCTGAAGAAGTAAACGAAATGATGAGCGAAAGAGCGATTTTCGTTTTCTAA
- a CDS encoding AMP-binding protein — protein MKSITYKNVHNRFRLNGVYLNKKDLITVAYSLIKEGDEFEKSIGDFLLDWFDNKPYIDLQTSGTTGVPKILRTKKQTMVNSALATGDFFELKPGDKALYCLPTRFIAGKMMLVRSFILGLDIDLVAPTATPLERNETQYDFVAMVPLQAKNSLAGLRNVKKLIVGGAHLSKEVEKSLLKINTKVYETYGMTETMTHIAAKKIGEKAFTILPNITISQNDKKCLVIDAPKISEEKIVTNDLVEILNDKQFIFLGRIDNVVNSGGIKMIPELIEEKIAHSINARFFIGGIPDETLGEKLVLVLEGDKYDFNTSVFDVLDKYEKPKEIYFCPKLIETPNGKIKRKEILSSL, from the coding sequence ATGAAGAGTATTACTTACAAAAATGTTCACAATCGATTTCGATTGAACGGAGTTTATCTGAACAAAAAAGATCTGATTACTGTGGCTTATTCTTTGATAAAAGAAGGGGATGAGTTCGAAAAATCTATTGGGGATTTTTTACTAGATTGGTTTGATAATAAACCTTATATCGATTTACAAACTTCGGGTACGACTGGTGTTCCGAAGATATTAAGAACAAAAAAACAAACGATGGTCAATTCTGCATTGGCTACCGGAGATTTCTTTGAGTTGAAGCCAGGGGATAAAGCGTTGTATTGTTTACCAACGCGTTTTATTGCTGGAAAAATGATGTTGGTACGAAGTTTTATTTTGGGATTAGATATTGATTTAGTTGCCCCTACGGCAACTCCATTAGAAAGAAATGAAACTCAATATGATTTTGTTGCTATGGTTCCTTTACAAGCTAAAAATTCTTTGGCAGGATTGAGGAATGTTAAAAAACTTATTGTAGGTGGAGCTCATTTAAGTAAAGAGGTAGAGAAGAGTTTGTTAAAAATAAACACAAAAGTTTATGAAACATACGGAATGACCGAAACGATGACTCATATTGCAGCTAAGAAAATTGGGGAAAAAGCCTTTACGATTTTGCCCAATATCACTATTTCGCAAAATGATAAAAAATGTTTAGTAATTGATGCACCTAAAATTTCTGAAGAGAAAATTGTAACTAATGATTTGGTTGAGATATTAAATGACAAACAATTTATTTTTCTTGGTCGAATTGATAATGTGGTGAATAGTGGTGGTATCAAAATGATTCCAGAATTAATAGAAGAAAAAATAGCGCACTCTATCAATGCACGATTTTTTATTGGTGGAATTCCTGATGAAACTTTAGGTGAAAAATTAGTTCTTGTACTAGAAGGCGACAAATATGATTTCAATACTTCTGTTTTTGACGTCTTGGATAAATATGAAAAGCCTAAAGAAATTTATTTCTGTCCAAAATTAATAGAAACGCCTAACGGAAAAATAAAGAGAAAAGAAATATTGTCGAGTCTTTAG
- the fumC gene encoding class II fumarate hydratase, protein MKFRIEKDTLGEVKVPADKYWGAQTERSRANFKIGNPASMPIEIIMGFAYLKKAAAYTNCDLGVLAIKKRDAIATVCDEILAGKLKSQFPLVIWQTGSGTQSNMNVNEVIANRAQVLQELKIGDDITFIKANDDVNQSQSSNDTFPTAMHIAAYKKVVEHTIPAIEQLKKTLHNKASKFKDVVKIGRTHLMDATPLTLGQELSGYVSQLDHGLKALKNSLPHLSEIALGGTAVGTGLNTPEGYDKKVAEYIALFTGHPFKTAKNKFEALAAHDALVESHGALKQLAVSLNKIANDIRMLASGPRSGIGEILIPENEPGSSIMPGKVNPTQCEALTMVCAQVMGNDVAITIGGMQGQYELNVFKPMIAANFLQSAQLLGDACRSFDIHCAQGIEPNYKRIKELVNNSLMLVTALNPKIGYYKAAEIAQTAHKNGTTLKEEAIRLGYLTAEEFDLWVKPEDMV, encoded by the coding sequence ATGAAATTTAGAATTGAAAAAGATACCCTAGGAGAAGTAAAGGTTCCCGCCGACAAATATTGGGGAGCACAAACAGAACGTTCACGTGCTAATTTTAAAATTGGTAATCCTGCTTCTATGCCCATAGAGATTATTATGGGATTTGCTTATTTAAAAAAAGCAGCTGCATACACCAATTGTGATTTAGGAGTTTTAGCCATCAAAAAAAGAGATGCTATTGCAACCGTCTGTGATGAAATATTAGCAGGGAAATTAAAAAGTCAATTCCCTCTGGTTATTTGGCAAACAGGCTCAGGTACTCAAAGCAATATGAATGTAAATGAAGTTATTGCTAATCGAGCACAGGTACTCCAAGAACTTAAAATTGGCGACGACATTACCTTTATTAAAGCCAATGACGATGTAAATCAATCACAGTCATCTAATGACACCTTCCCCACTGCCATGCACATTGCCGCTTATAAAAAAGTGGTTGAACATACCATCCCTGCTATTGAACAACTAAAAAAGACACTCCACAACAAAGCGTCCAAATTTAAAGATGTAGTAAAAATTGGCCGCACACACCTTATGGATGCTACACCGCTTACATTAGGACAAGAACTTTCAGGATATGTTTCACAACTCGACCATGGGTTAAAAGCCTTAAAAAATAGCCTGCCCCATTTATCTGAAATTGCATTAGGTGGTACTGCTGTAGGAACTGGATTAAACACACCAGAAGGTTATGACAAAAAAGTAGCTGAATATATTGCCCTTTTTACAGGTCATCCATTTAAAACTGCCAAAAATAAATTTGAAGCCCTAGCCGCTCATGATGCATTGGTAGAATCCCATGGTGCTTTGAAACAATTAGCCGTTTCTTTAAACAAAATTGCCAATGATATTCGAATGTTAGCTTCAGGACCTCGTTCTGGAATTGGCGAAATTTTGATACCCGAAAACGAACCCGGTTCCTCAATTATGCCCGGAAAAGTAAATCCAACACAATGCGAAGCCTTGACTATGGTTTGTGCACAGGTAATGGGTAATGATGTTGCGATTACAATTGGAGGCATGCAAGGACAATATGAATTAAATGTCTTTAAACCCATGATTGCAGCCAACTTTCTGCAATCAGCACAACTGCTAGGCGATGCTTGCCGTTCTTTTGATATTCATTGTGCACAAGGAATCGAACCCAATTACAAACGCATCAAAGAATTAGTTAACAACTCTTTAATGTTAGTCACAGCTTTAAACCCTAAAATAGGCTATTATAAAGCTGCCGAAATTGCTCAAACGGCTCACAAAAACGGCACAACTCTTAAAGAAGAAGCCATTCGATTGGGGTATCTAACGGCTGAAGAGTTTGATTTATGGGTCAAACCAGAGGATATGGTTTAA